A portion of the Eubacterium maltosivorans genome contains these proteins:
- a CDS encoding aldo/keto reductase, producing MYKRSYRNTEDAISILGFGCMRLPKISPDRPEIDEAAAQALFDYAFEHGVNYFDTAFNYHQRLSEPFVGKALKKYPRDQFYLASKMPGFLVKEEKDVDEIFEKQLENCQVDYFDFYLCHAISDESFKVYDDCNIMEHLLKRRADGQIRHLGFSFHGSPEKLEELVERYDWDFVQLQLNYVDWNVQNAKRQYEILETHGLPCIVMEPLRGGTLAVLCDEAAAVLKEAEPDKSLASWGLRYAATLPNVLTVLSGMSAMDQVADNICTMENFEPLSESEMALVNKAGDIFTKTKTIPCTGCRYCMDCPSGVEIPGLFKLYNEYMLGEDKNDFVNGYRALGSEKQESQCVSCGECIEHCPQSIDVPEALKKVTALAEKLL from the coding sequence ATGTATAAACGTAGCTATCGAAACACTGAAGACGCCATTTCAATTTTAGGTTTTGGCTGTATGCGCCTGCCAAAAATCAGCCCGGACAGACCGGAGATTGATGAAGCGGCCGCGCAGGCGCTTTTTGACTATGCTTTTGAACACGGCGTTAATTATTTTGACACAGCTTTCAACTATCATCAGCGGCTGTCTGAACCCTTTGTGGGCAAAGCTCTGAAAAAATATCCCCGGGATCAGTTTTATCTTGCCAGTAAGATGCCAGGTTTTCTGGTAAAAGAGGAAAAGGATGTCGATGAGATCTTTGAAAAGCAGTTAGAAAACTGCCAGGTAGATTATTTTGATTTTTACCTTTGCCATGCGATTTCGGATGAAAGCTTTAAGGTTTATGATGACTGTAACATTATGGAACATCTGCTGAAGCGCAGGGCTGACGGACAGATCCGCCATTTGGGCTTTTCCTTTCACGGCTCTCCGGAAAAGCTGGAGGAGCTGGTTGAACGTTATGACTGGGATTTTGTCCAGCTTCAGTTAAACTATGTGGACTGGAATGTTCAGAATGCCAAGCGCCAGTATGAAATTCTTGAAACACATGGTCTTCCATGTATTGTCATGGAGCCTTTGCGCGGCGGCACCCTGGCAGTCCTCTGTGATGAGGCGGCTGCTGTTCTTAAAGAGGCTGAACCAGATAAAAGCCTGGCTTCCTGGGGATTGCGCTATGCTGCCACTCTGCCAAATGTGCTCACTGTGCTCAGCGGCATGTCCGCCATGGACCAGGTCGCTGATAATATCTGTACCATGGAAAATTTTGAGCCCTTATCCGAATCCGAGATGGCGCTTGTCAACAAGGCCGGCGATATCTTCACAAAAACAAAGACCATTCCCTGCACCGGCTGCAGGTACTGCATGGACTGCCCCTCCGGCGTAGAGATTCCAGGACTCTTCAAGCTCTATAACGAGTATATGCTAGGCGAGGATAAAAATGATTTTGTCAACGGCTATAGAGCGCTGGGTTCAGAAAAACAAGAGTCGCAGTGTGTTTCCTGTGGCGAGTGCATTGAGCACTGTCCCCAGAGCATCGACGTCCCCGAGGCTTTGAAAAAAGTAACGGCGCTCGCAGAAAAACTTTTATAA
- a CDS encoding GTP pyrophosphokinase has product MLNTKITDKTPMVDILKKVGAEVFVGNDTTDPYEVAQALIKELYDLENTYTAAIKEVRTKLEILNDEFQSTHERNPIHTIQSRVKSPKSIVEKLDRKGFDLCVESARENLDDIAGIRIICPYIEDIYAVKNLLKAQDDIELVRVTDYIKKPKPNGYRSLHLILKVPVFFSDHKEMVKVEVQIRTIAMDFWASLEHQLRYKAVDSANIPESVARELKECADTIAETDVRMQDIHNQVIR; this is encoded by the coding sequence ATGCTAAATACAAAAATAACCGATAAGACACCCATGGTGGATATACTTAAAAAGGTTGGCGCGGAGGTATTCGTTGGAAACGATACCACAGATCCTTACGAGGTAGCGCAGGCCTTAATCAAGGAATTATATGATTTGGAGAACACCTATACAGCGGCGATTAAGGAGGTGCGCACCAAGCTTGAGATTTTGAACGACGAGTTTCAGTCAACCCATGAGCGCAACCCGATCCATACCATTCAGTCCAGAGTAAAATCACCCAAGAGCATTGTTGAAAAGCTGGATCGCAAGGGCTTTGACCTGTGCGTTGAGTCCGCCAGAGAAAATCTGGATGATATCGCAGGGATTCGTATCATTTGCCCGTATATTGAGGATATCTACGCTGTTAAAAATCTTTTGAAAGCGCAGGACGATATTGAGCTTGTCCGCGTTACAGATTATATTAAAAAACCAAAGCCAAATGGTTACCGTAGTCTGCATTTAATTTTAAAGGTACCGGTGTTCTTTTCGGACCATAAGGAGATGGTTAAGGTAGAGGTACAGATCCGGACCATCGCTATGGATTTCTGGGCCAGCCTGGAACATCAGCTCCGGTATAAGGCAGTGGATTCTGCCAACATCCCCGAGTCTGTCGCCCGTGAGCTGAAAGAGTGCGCTGATACTATTGCAGAAACAGATGTGAGAATGCAGGATATCCATAACCAGGTAATCCGATAA
- a CDS encoding 5-bromo-4-chloroindolyl phosphate hydrolysis family protein: MSKNDYSNLGEEIKSIVKEAINSTDFKQLNKNISNTVNSALEEVKKGVQRGKAVWYETSARIDDEEETVTEAQVVERPLRAPVAKSPAGKISSIIMMVLGYFGIGFSAFVLAAVGIAVGISGSLIAMGVSMGVLIPLLIVCIILAVTGTKSRGRVKRFYEYVRTLNGQAYISVKQLASSVGKNDKFVVKDLLKMIRSGMFPEGRINEEKTYLLLSDEAYDAYEKYEEGVRLREREERRLREEVERQQRMEAQNPILKETRLLIEEGKESIEQIREANEAISGEVISQKLDRLEIILCKIFEYVENHTDELPETRKFMGYYLPTTLKLVNAYREMDAEPIQGENIRSAKHEIEETLDTINYAFENLLDSFYQDKAMDISTDITVLETMLAQEGLTEKDFNTGGK; encoded by the coding sequence GTGTCAAAGAATGATTACTCCAATCTTGGCGAGGAAATTAAATCCATTGTGAAAGAAGCCATAAACTCAACGGATTTTAAACAGCTCAACAAAAATATAAGCAATACGGTGAACAGCGCCCTGGAAGAAGTAAAAAAAGGCGTGCAGAGAGGAAAAGCCGTATGGTATGAAACAAGTGCCAGGATTGATGATGAAGAAGAAACAGTAACAGAGGCGCAGGTGGTAGAGCGGCCGCTGCGCGCACCGGTGGCAAAGTCGCCGGCTGGTAAAATATCCAGTATCATTATGATGGTGCTGGGATACTTTGGAATAGGATTCAGCGCCTTTGTATTGGCGGCTGTGGGAATTGCAGTCGGTATATCCGGCAGTCTTATTGCAATGGGTGTATCTATGGGGGTGCTGATCCCTCTGCTGATCGTATGTATCATCCTAGCTGTTACAGGAACAAAATCCAGAGGCCGGGTAAAGCGGTTTTATGAGTATGTTCGCACCCTTAACGGGCAGGCCTATATCTCAGTAAAACAGCTTGCATCCAGCGTTGGAAAAAATGATAAGTTTGTCGTGAAGGATTTATTGAAAATGATTCGTTCTGGTATGTTCCCTGAGGGGCGGATTAATGAGGAAAAAACCTATCTTCTGCTAAGTGATGAAGCCTACGACGCTTATGAAAAATACGAGGAAGGCGTCCGTCTGCGCGAGCGTGAGGAGCGCCGTTTAAGAGAAGAGGTAGAGCGGCAGCAGAGAATGGAAGCCCAAAATCCGATTCTCAAGGAAACGCGTCTGCTCATAGAAGAAGGCAAGGAAAGTATCGAACAGATCCGAGAGGCTAATGAGGCCATTTCAGGGGAAGTGATCTCACAGAAGCTTGACCGCCTGGAAATCATACTCTGCAAAATTTTCGAGTATGTTGAAAACCATACAGATGAGCTTCCCGAAACCCGCAAATTTATGGGCTATTATCTGCCAACGACCCTGAAGCTGGTTAACGCCTACCGTGAAATGGACGCGGAGCCCATCCAGGGAGAGAATATCCGGAGCGCGAAGCATGAGATCGAGGAGACACTGGACACCATCAATTATGCCTTTGAAAATCTGCTTGACAGTTTTTATCAGGACAAGGCGATGGATATCTCTACAGATATTACAGTGCTTGAAACCATGCTGGCCCAGGAAGGCCTGACAGAAAAAGACTTTAACACTGGAGGAAAGTAA
- a CDS encoding toxic anion resistance protein translates to MSDEIKDFETVTPTLTFDPFEEVKEPMPETVKEMAVEDAAFNENTLTPEERQMVENFSQQIELTNSNMIMQYGAGAQKKIADFSETALDSVKSKDLGEIGNMLTNMVTELKSFDVQEEEKGFFGFFKKSANKITAMRAKYATAETNVNKISEILEGHQIQLMKDVAMLDKMYEVNKTYFKELSMYILAGKKKLAKTQNEELPALVEKSKLSGLPEDAQAANDLAAMCNRFEKKIHDLELTRMISLQMAPQIRLVQNNDILMAEKIQSSLVNTIPLWKSQMVLALGVVHSGQAAEAQRQVTDMTNELLKKNADTLKMATIETAKESERGIVDIETLKHTNESLISTFDEVLRIQAEGREKRQAAEVEMQKIESELKQKLLEIKK, encoded by the coding sequence ATGAGTGATGAAATAAAAGATTTTGAAACCGTTACGCCGACCCTGACTTTTGACCCCTTCGAGGAAGTAAAGGAGCCGATGCCAGAGACGGTAAAAGAAATGGCTGTAGAGGATGCAGCTTTTAATGAAAATACGCTGACGCCAGAAGAACGTCAGATGGTGGAAAATTTTTCACAGCAGATCGAGCTTACCAATTCTAATATGATCATGCAGTATGGAGCAGGCGCACAGAAAAAAATTGCGGATTTTTCAGAAACAGCGCTGGACAGTGTCAAGAGTAAAGATCTTGGTGAAATTGGCAATATGCTTACCAATATGGTCACAGAGCTTAAAAGCTTTGATGTTCAGGAGGAAGAAAAAGGATTCTTTGGTTTCTTTAAAAAAAGTGCCAATAAGATAACAGCTATGCGTGCAAAATACGCAACAGCAGAAACAAATGTTAATAAAATATCGGAAATTCTGGAAGGTCATCAGATCCAGCTTATGAAGGATGTAGCCATGCTGGATAAAATGTACGAGGTTAATAAAACCTATTTTAAAGAGCTTTCTATGTATATTCTGGCTGGCAAGAAAAAGCTGGCCAAAACTCAAAACGAAGAACTGCCGGCACTGGTAGAAAAATCTAAGCTCAGTGGTTTACCGGAGGACGCCCAGGCAGCCAACGATTTGGCCGCCATGTGCAATCGCTTTGAAAAGAAAATTCATGACCTTGAGCTTACTCGTATGATCTCATTGCAGATGGCGCCGCAGATTCGTCTGGTTCAGAATAATGATATTCTGATGGCAGAAAAAATTCAGTCTTCACTCGTGAATACCATTCCGCTGTGGAAGAGCCAGATGGTACTGGCACTGGGAGTTGTCCACTCAGGGCAGGCAGCGGAAGCTCAGAGACAGGTTACCGATATGACCAACGAGCTCCTCAAGAAAAATGCCGACACCCTTAAAATGGCAACCATTGAAACCGCCAAAGAATCTGAGCGCGGTATTGTAGATATCGAAACTCTGAAGCATACAAATGAATCGCTGATTTCCACTTTTGATGAAGTCCTGCGAATCCAGGCTGAAGGACGAGAAAAACGCCAGGCCGCTGAGGTTGAAATGCAGAAAATTGAAAGTGAACTGAAACAGAAGCTGTTAGAAATTAAAAAATAA
- a CDS encoding M20/M25/M40 family metallo-hydrolase encodes MNTTLTLNKAIQNLSKAIQIKTISNRPGRAPDYQPFDDFIVFLKEAYPICHEHLEHTRVNNYGLVYRLKGKNREARPLLFLGHYDVVPTDPGSESRWTYPPFSGAVADGYIWGRGALDDKFQIIALFEALERFITMEQQPERDVYLAFGFDEEVGGNLGASRIASFFKSQNIQFECVLDEGGMCIENLFPQIDRPMATVGVGEKGQANLKVTFSQKGGHSAVPSPGSAIHQLSRLLVSIEDHPMPPHLTEPVKQLLKKVSPDVHGRKRRFYDHIELLKPALYKELSKVPMTNAMIRSTIAPTILQGSDMANVVPGEASAILNCRMLQGDNVEDMIRHITKLCGKKKPDFEILMNHPPSVFSETDTQAYRHLEACISVIFPGAETTPSISLGGTDARKYDIVSKNIYRFTPVQVTKNERDAMHNVNERISIENLGRAITFYTTFIQNYQ; translated from the coding sequence ATGAATACGACCCTTACGCTCAACAAAGCAATACAGAACCTTTCTAAGGCCATTCAGATAAAAACAATTTCTAACCGGCCCGGACGCGCGCCGGATTATCAGCCTTTTGATGATTTTATTGTCTTTTTAAAGGAAGCCTACCCCATCTGCCACGAGCATCTTGAGCATACCCGTGTGAATAATTACGGGTTAGTTTACCGCCTGAAAGGTAAAAACCGTGAAGCCAGACCTCTGCTTTTTCTGGGGCATTACGATGTGGTCCCGACCGATCCGGGCAGCGAATCTAGATGGACTTACCCACCCTTCAGCGGCGCCGTTGCCGACGGTTATATCTGGGGGCGCGGCGCTTTAGACGATAAATTCCAGATCATTGCTCTTTTCGAGGCATTGGAACGCTTTATTACCATGGAGCAGCAGCCTGAGCGCGATGTTTATCTCGCTTTTGGATTTGACGAGGAAGTTGGCGGAAACCTCGGCGCCTCACGGATTGCTTCTTTTTTCAAGTCCCAGAACATTCAATTTGAGTGTGTGCTGGATGAGGGCGGCATGTGCATTGAAAATCTTTTTCCCCAGATCGACCGTCCAATGGCGACTGTCGGCGTCGGCGAAAAGGGACAGGCCAATTTAAAAGTTACCTTTTCACAGAAGGGGGGACACTCTGCCGTGCCCTCACCGGGCAGCGCCATTCATCAACTTTCAAGGCTTTTGGTCAGTATCGAGGATCATCCTATGCCGCCGCATCTTACCGAGCCGGTCAAGCAGCTGCTCAAAAAAGTCTCGCCGGATGTTCATGGCAGAAAGCGCCGTTTTTATGACCATATTGAGCTTTTAAAGCCTGCGCTCTACAAAGAACTCTCAAAGGTTCCCATGACCAATGCCATGATACGAAGCACCATTGCGCCGACCATTCTGCAGGGCAGCGATATGGCTAATGTGGTCCCAGGAGAGGCTTCCGCTATTTTAAACTGCCGTATGCTGCAGGGAGACAACGTAGAAGATATGATCCGGCATATCACTAAGCTCTGCGGTAAGAAAAAACCAGATTTTGAAATCTTGATGAATCATCCCCCTTCTGTTTTTTCGGAGACGGATACTCAGGCCTACAGACATCTGGAAGCCTGCATTTCTGTTATCTTCCCTGGCGCAGAAACGACTCCATCCATTTCGCTGGGCGGCACTGACGCGCGTAAGTATGATATAGTATCAAAAAATATCTATCGTTTTACCCCTGTGCAGGTCACTAAAAATGAACGCGACGCCATGCACAACGTCAATGAACGTATTTCCATTGAAAACCTGGGCCGAGCCATTACTTTTTACACCACGTTTATTCAAAATTATCAATAA
- a CDS encoding response regulator, with protein MLDHFKDITKMQEVLHEAQTGLWVIELEEDRKPRMYADSSMLDLLGFEEAPTPEMCYQWWYDRIEDDYYPIVQTAVERITQDDRAEVQYPWQHPKWGRIYVRCGGVRDWNYKKGMCLRGYHQNITNTVMLKREYDAIIQTLSKSYTGIFLCNLEDKTYKAIKMSEVFQKFQMDFSNYERFIESYAVGEVAPQYQEAFLETAGIKNICKRIRDGEKQSEVLYRNQMGRWRRIKIMPSSEYSPAYPWAIIAFDEQDVEMEKRIDDTITQIAVSQIYKMVICLDFERAEYHCIHYYGELLHLSKHGKSHDFYRQIIKLMPLEDKKAFDSVFDIQSYDKKGYLEGVLRLWDKEREALHYYNYYAVRIDQDNEERIILMLRNIDDKQEAQRRENILSNLCQCYYSIYLFDLENNVEEAIWQEEFIRERHEFPKGRLDTYYSKFVKEYVYKRDQEKMYRAGSPDFLKHVLSLEQPVYEVDFRRRYPDGLYWVRSRFSIAEIRDGEVTKVIFANMNINEQKLEELEQEEQNRKALLAAYETAKSANEAKSSFLAQMSHDIRTPMNAIIGMSAIASSQIDNPQKVRECLEKINLSSKHLLALINEILDMSKIEKGKIALTEEPFCLSDVVEDVRAMIRADAVDKKHEFTVITKDLEHNMLTGDAGRIRQVLLNLISNAIKYTTSNGKIFFTVQEVSATVPGYGSFVFTVEDNGIGMDEDFLDYIFVPFSRAEDPQVQRIQGTGLGMAISQKIVAAMQGNIQVESKKGEGSRFVVTLNLKIEEGHSAARAETVRKPAVQKQTSGFSGKIKVLLVEDNPLNMEIAQTILEEKGYLVECAENGAEALNLFIKSEPYTYQLILMDLQMPVMDGCAATREIRESVHLQAKNIPIIALTANAFAEDMAKALAAGMNDYVSKPIDFNKLTDIIEKCIKE; from the coding sequence ATGCTGGATCATTTTAAGGATATAACTAAAATGCAGGAAGTACTGCATGAGGCTCAAACGGGGCTATGGGTCATTGAACTGGAGGAAGACAGAAAACCCAGAATGTATGCGGACAGTTCAATGCTGGACCTGCTGGGTTTTGAAGAAGCGCCCACTCCGGAAATGTGCTATCAGTGGTGGTACGACCGTATTGAGGATGATTACTATCCGATTGTTCAGACTGCGGTGGAGAGAATCACGCAGGATGACAGGGCAGAGGTGCAGTATCCCTGGCAGCACCCAAAATGGGGCAGAATTTATGTGCGCTGTGGGGGTGTCAGAGACTGGAATTACAAAAAGGGAATGTGCCTTAGAGGTTATCACCAAAACATCACCAATACAGTAATGCTTAAAAGGGAATATGACGCCATTATACAAACGCTCAGTAAGAGCTATACCGGTATCTTTTTATGTAATCTAGAGGATAAAACCTATAAGGCCATAAAAATGTCTGAAGTTTTTCAGAAATTTCAAATGGATTTTTCCAATTATGAGAGATTTATAGAGAGCTATGCAGTGGGGGAGGTAGCGCCGCAGTATCAGGAAGCCTTTTTAGAAACAGCAGGAATAAAAAATATCTGCAAACGCATCAGAGACGGTGAAAAGCAGAGTGAGGTTCTCTACCGAAATCAGATGGGGAGGTGGCGGCGAATCAAGATTATGCCTTCATCCGAGTATTCGCCGGCGTATCCGTGGGCGATTATCGCTTTTGACGAGCAGGACGTGGAAATGGAAAAAAGGATTGATGATACCATCACACAGATTGCAGTGTCGCAGATTTATAAGATGGTTATCTGTCTTGATTTTGAGCGGGCCGAGTATCATTGTATCCACTATTATGGTGAGCTGCTCCATTTGTCGAAACACGGAAAATCACATGATTTTTATCGGCAGATCATTAAATTGATGCCTTTGGAGGATAAGAAAGCTTTTGACAGCGTCTTTGACATTCAAAGCTACGATAAAAAAGGCTACCTTGAAGGGGTCCTGAGGCTTTGGGATAAAGAAAGGGAAGCCCTGCATTATTATAATTATTACGCTGTCCGGATTGATCAGGATAATGAGGAGCGCATTATATTAATGCTGAGAAACATTGATGACAAACAGGAGGCGCAACGAAGGGAAAATATATTGTCCAATTTATGCCAGTGTTATTACTCCATCTACCTGTTTGATCTGGAAAACAACGTGGAGGAGGCGATCTGGCAGGAAGAATTTATCAGGGAGCGCCATGAATTTCCAAAAGGCAGGCTGGATACATACTATTCAAAATTTGTCAAGGAGTATGTTTACAAAAGGGATCAGGAAAAGATGTACCGTGCGGGGAGTCCGGATTTTTTAAAACATGTGCTCTCACTGGAGCAGCCAGTTTATGAGGTGGATTTCAGAAGACGATATCCAGATGGCCTTTACTGGGTACGATCGCGGTTCAGCATTGCTGAAATAAGGGATGGAGAGGTAACCAAAGTCATTTTTGCCAATATGAATATCAATGAACAAAAGCTGGAAGAGCTGGAGCAGGAGGAGCAGAACCGCAAGGCGCTTCTTGCCGCCTATGAAACAGCCAAAAGCGCCAATGAGGCGAAAAGCAGCTTTTTGGCACAAATGTCCCATGATATCCGCACGCCCATGAACGCCATTATCGGGATGTCCGCCATCGCGTCCAGTCAGATTGATAACCCACAAAAAGTAAGGGAATGTCTGGAAAAGATTAATTTATCAAGCAAACATCTGTTGGCGCTTATCAATGAGATTTTAGATATGTCTAAGATCGAAAAGGGGAAAATTGCCCTGACAGAGGAACCTTTCTGCCTCAGTGATGTGGTTGAGGATGTACGTGCAATGATCCGGGCAGACGCAGTGGATAAAAAGCATGAGTTTACAGTGATCACAAAGGATCTGGAGCACAATATGCTGACGGGAGATGCTGGACGTATTCGACAGGTACTGTTAAATTTAATCAGTAACGCCATTAAATATACTACAAGCAACGGAAAGATTTTTTTTACAGTGCAGGAGGTATCTGCCACAGTACCCGGCTATGGGAGCTTTGTATTTACCGTTGAGGACAATGGTATTGGTATGGATGAGGACTTTCTGGATTATATTTTTGTACCCTTTTCACGGGCTGAGGATCCACAGGTTCAGAGAATCCAAGGAACTGGTTTGGGAATGGCCATTTCGCAAAAAATAGTGGCGGCCATGCAGGGAAACATCCAGGTTGAAAGTAAAAAGGGAGAAGGCAGCCGATTTGTAGTCACCCTAAATCTGAAAATAGAGGAAGGCCACTCGGCTGCCCGGGCCGAAACAGTAAGAAAACCCGCTGTTCAAAAACAAACATCTGGTTTCTCGGGTAAAATAAAGGTGCTGTTGGTGGAGGATAATCCGCTCAATATGGAAATTGCACAGACTATACTGGAAGAAAAAGGATACCTGGTGGAATGTGCTGAGAATGGAGCTGAAGCGCTTAATCTTTTTATAAAGTCAGAGCCCTACACCTACCAGCTTATCCTAATGGATCTGCAAATGCCAGTGATGGATGGCTGTGCCGCGACACGTGAAATCCGGGAAAGTGTGCATTTACAGGCAAAAAACATACCGATTATTGCGCTGACAGCTAATGCCTTTGCGGAGGACATGGCTAAGGCACTGGCGGCAGGGATGAATGATTATGTCTCTAAACCTATTGATTTTAACAAATTGACCGACATCATTGAGAAATGTATAAAAGAATAA
- a CDS encoding DeoR/GlpR family DNA-binding transcription regulator gives MLKEQREEQILQLLEQHGSVEVSQLCNLFGVTKMTIRRDLDKLENEGKISRTHGGAVLNNTDILLEKPLYVRLNTNTEHKERIARRAAAMITDGQKIFLSSGTTVFTLARQLDNSRRLLIVTDGLNTALELSKRTNISIIIIGGELRSNTLATTGSFAEGMIREFKFETAYIGVTSIGTDGSLHHGSLVEIGLYKVLAEISKKLVIMADSDKLGKDDFVCVGKLKSGDTLITDSDADPDIVKLYRDMGVEIILA, from the coding sequence ATGTTAAAAGAACAAAGAGAGGAACAAATTCTACAACTATTAGAACAACACGGCAGTGTGGAGGTTTCGCAGCTCTGTAATCTTTTTGGTGTAACAAAGATGACAATCCGCAGAGACCTTGATAAATTGGAAAATGAAGGGAAAATTTCCAGAACCCATGGCGGTGCTGTTTTAAACAATACAGATATTCTTTTGGAAAAACCTCTTTATGTGCGTTTAAACACAAATACCGAACATAAAGAGCGCATCGCCCGAAGAGCCGCCGCCATGATTACAGACGGCCAGAAAATTTTTCTGAGTTCTGGCACCACGGTCTTTACCCTGGCACGGCAGCTGGATAATTCCAGACGGCTGCTTATTGTGACAGACGGACTCAACACAGCCCTTGAGCTCAGCAAGCGTACAAATATTTCGATTATTATCATCGGTGGTGAGCTGCGCAGCAACACCCTGGCGACTACCGGCAGCTTCGCGGAGGGAATGATCCGGGAATTCAAGTTTGAAACAGCTTATATCGGTGTGACCAGCATTGGCACCGACGGTTCCCTGCATCACGGCAGTCTGGTGGAAATCGGTCTATACAAGGTTCTGGCGGAAATCTCAAAAAAGCTGGTGATTATGGCCGATTCCGATAAGCTTGGTAAGGATGATTTTGTCTGTGTCGGAAAATTAAAATCCGGGGACACATTGATCACAGACTCCGACGCAGACCCTGACATTGTAAAGCTATACCGAGATATGGGTGTAGAGATTATTTTGGCTTAA